The proteins below come from a single Streptomyces tubercidicus genomic window:
- a CDS encoding metallophosphoesterase: MRARYGVPLTLTAVGAAGLAYAAGFEVRSFRLRRVTVPVLPRGMRPLRVLQVSDIHMVSGQRKKQRWLQSLAGLRPDFVINTGDNLSDTEGVPETLDALGPLMEFPGAYVFGSNDYYGPKLRNPARYLIERAQGRHGLNGNAPAVGVVHNPWEELRDAFDAAGWVGLSNSRGRLKLEGIEIALTGLDDPHIKRDRYAEVAGGPESGADLSLAVVHAPYLRSLDAFTTDGYPLILAGHTHGGQLCIPFYGALVTNCDIDTDRVKGLSTHTAAGRTSYLHVSAGCGTNRYTPVRFACPPEATLLTLTARD; the protein is encoded by the coding sequence ATGCGCGCGCGATACGGAGTACCCCTGACCCTGACGGCAGTCGGCGCGGCCGGCCTGGCCTACGCCGCCGGCTTCGAAGTCCGTTCCTTCCGCCTCCGGCGCGTCACCGTGCCCGTACTGCCCCGCGGGATGCGGCCGTTGCGCGTCCTGCAGGTCTCCGACATCCACATGGTCAGCGGGCAGCGCAAGAAGCAGCGCTGGCTGCAGTCGCTCGCCGGGCTGCGCCCCGACTTCGTCATCAACACGGGCGACAACCTCTCCGACACCGAGGGCGTCCCGGAGACCCTGGACGCGCTCGGCCCGCTGATGGAGTTCCCGGGTGCCTACGTCTTCGGCTCCAACGACTACTACGGTCCCAAGCTCCGCAACCCTGCCCGCTACCTGATCGAGCGGGCCCAGGGGCGGCACGGCCTCAACGGCAACGCGCCCGCAGTGGGCGTCGTCCACAACCCGTGGGAAGAACTGCGCGACGCGTTCGACGCGGCGGGCTGGGTCGGCCTGTCCAATTCCCGCGGCCGCCTCAAGCTGGAGGGCATCGAGATCGCCCTGACCGGCCTGGACGACCCGCACATCAAGCGTGACCGGTACGCCGAGGTGGCCGGCGGCCCGGAATCCGGCGCGGACCTCTCACTGGCCGTCGTGCACGCGCCCTACCTGCGCTCGCTGGACGCCTTCACCACCGACGGCTATCCGCTGATCCTGGCCGGCCACACCCATGGCGGCCAGCTCTGCATCCCCTTCTACGGGGCCCTCGTCACCAACTGCGACATCGACACCGACCGCGTGAAGGGCCTCTCCACCCACACCGCCGCCGGCCGCACCTCCTACCTCCACGTCTCCGCCGGCTGCGGCACCAACCGCTACACCCCGGTCCGCTTCGCCTGCCCCCCGGAGGCGACGCTGCTGACGCTGACGGCTCGGGACTGA
- a CDS encoding integral membrane regulator yields MSDPTRTSQSTRHATDPAAAAARTPAAAVAPSIRRPLAAAFRLLLTTAALTGLLLAALGSPAPAELLTRFTVQANLALALVSACSAQRAWAGRRPVSPRLTGALLVFLTLPALVHYALPAADATAFTLPGTGAPTTAQALSGHLLLGLTPLAALADWLLLTTPRGFRLPYAWQWPAYPLLYLALTLAFPTTTGAPPPTVPTALTLALAIFLLPLITLGIDQVRPSPRRHKNRISPTGISPLK; encoded by the coding sequence ATGTCCGACCCCACCCGGACCTCGCAGTCCACGCGCCACGCCACCGACCCGGCCGCGGCCGCCGCCCGTACCCCGGCCGCCGCCGTCGCCCCCTCGATCCGCCGCCCCCTGGCGGCCGCCTTCCGCCTCCTCCTCACTACAGCCGCCCTGACCGGCCTGCTCCTCGCCGCCCTCGGCTCCCCTGCCCCGGCCGAGCTCCTCACCCGCTTCACCGTGCAGGCCAACCTCGCCCTGGCGCTGGTCTCCGCCTGCTCCGCACAGCGCGCCTGGGCCGGCCGCCGCCCCGTGAGCCCCCGCCTCACCGGCGCGCTCCTCGTCTTCCTCACCCTCCCCGCCCTCGTCCACTACGCCCTCCCCGCCGCCGACGCCACCGCCTTCACCCTGCCGGGCACCGGCGCCCCCACCACGGCCCAAGCCCTCTCCGGCCACCTCCTCCTCGGCCTCACCCCGCTCGCCGCCCTCGCCGACTGGCTGCTGCTCACCACTCCCCGCGGCTTCCGTCTGCCCTACGCCTGGCAGTGGCCGGCCTACCCCCTCCTCTACCTCGCGCTCACCCTCGCCTTCCCCACCACAACCGGCGCCCCGCCCCCCACCGTCCCCACCGCCCTGACCCTCGCCCTCGCGATCTTCCTGCTCCCCCTGATCACCCTCGGGATCGACCAGGTCAGGCCCTCCCCACGGCGCCACAAGAACCGGATTTCACCTACAGGGATCAGTCCGCTAAAGTAG
- a CDS encoding AAA family ATPase: MEALSSDSGARTAFAERLALLYREAGNPPLKKVAEAVVRLQRVDERGRPVRVSVQRISDWRRAKNVPAQFAALAAVLHVLIPQARRLRPAPVSAGLYDLAQWQRLWERAVAGPAGDRGAAVSAEEEEGAAADAVAVSGVCPYRGLASYRRQDAGWFFGRERSTEALVAQLRAAEKTGGLVMLVGASGAGKSSLLNAGLVPALQRGAAGDGKGPQREVLQFVPGGDPLAELARRIPGLARVISAAEPVGGEAAAEVKAAPGGKAVAEPGTPHFADAVREAAAGWAQQRETPAAARPVVIVDQFEETFTLCSDETARRTFIQLLHAVCTPSGPGAPAPALVVLGVRADFYEQCLGHPELADALQHRHMVLGPLTTTELRETVTGPAKAVGLELEPGLAELIVREVSAGGTGGAHDAGVLPLLSHALLATWQRRKAGRLTLSGYRAAGGIQGAVAATAERAWSGLDPTARTAARLLLLRLVRLGEDTQATRRRGKRHQLAGESTDPGKTEESLEALVHARLVTLDAEAVEITHEALLHAWPRLRDWIDEDRNGNLLRQRLEEDGRAWEDSQRDSALLYRGSRLEQARTWATSTGDTSLTRSAVEFLAASVRLRKRTVVLSRGAVAALAVMTLVAVGSAVVARQQRDDTVFEQVLAQADRAQYTDPSLSAQLDLVAHALRPGDSGTNNRLISMMNAPLATPLLGHTGAVYLTSFSPNGRILATASYDRTVRLWDVADRSRPRPLGKPLTGHTSWVSTAVFSPDGQTLASASDDGTVRLWDVRDPRHPHPLGAPLTGHNGTVFLLAFSPDGHTLATADEDHTVRLWDLRDRRRPKTRGTLTGATAAVRAVAFSPDGRTLAAGGDDTSIRLWDMTGKGRPTSAGTVLTGHTGTVHSVAFSPDGDTLASGSKDNTIRLWKVASARHAEPLGAPLYGHTGPLWSVAFSPDGNMLAAGSADSTASLWNVSDPAFPSQVGEPLAGSSGEMYAVGFSPDGRTLATGSGDSKVRLWSIPTSNMVGRIGAFRPDGRVLATGAGDRRVRLWDVRTPHRPVVLGKPFTPGKGDVRSLVFFPDGRTLAVHMGSQAVALWNVADPAHPVPYGKPAALRTRFVGPDALAISPDGRTLASAYDDHTIQLWDVSDPSHMRRLGAPLTGHEGYVNSLVFSPDGRTLASGSADDTVRLWNVTDPRHAALSGAPLRGHLGPVNALAYSPDGHTLASGSDDDTVRLWNTTDPRKATRLGAPLMGHTEAVVSLTFSKGGHTLASGGNDNTVRFWDVTTPSEAAPIGQSTSPNAKTGNFLSFSPHSRMLGVSSGAGTVRLWNLDADKAIRRICSTTRGVLTPEKWHEYLPHLDYAPPCDK, encoded by the coding sequence GTGGAAGCCTTGAGTTCGGACTCAGGGGCACGCACGGCCTTCGCGGAACGTCTCGCGCTGCTGTACAGGGAAGCAGGCAATCCGCCCCTGAAGAAGGTGGCCGAGGCGGTCGTCCGGCTGCAGCGGGTCGACGAACGCGGGCGGCCCGTACGGGTGTCGGTGCAGCGGATCAGCGACTGGCGGCGGGCCAAGAACGTGCCGGCCCAGTTCGCCGCCCTCGCGGCGGTGCTGCACGTCCTGATACCCCAGGCACGGCGGCTGCGGCCCGCGCCGGTGTCCGCGGGGCTGTATGACCTGGCGCAGTGGCAGCGGCTGTGGGAGCGGGCGGTCGCCGGTCCGGCCGGTGACCGCGGTGCCGCGGTGTCGGCGGAGGAGGAAGAAGGCGCGGCGGCCGACGCCGTGGCCGTCTCCGGTGTGTGCCCGTATCGGGGGCTGGCGTCGTATCGCCGGCAGGACGCCGGGTGGTTCTTCGGGCGGGAGCGGAGCACGGAGGCCCTCGTTGCGCAGTTGCGCGCGGCGGAGAAGACCGGCGGCCTGGTGATGCTGGTGGGTGCCTCGGGGGCCGGAAAGTCCTCGCTGTTGAACGCCGGGCTGGTGCCCGCGTTGCAGAGGGGCGCGGCGGGCGACGGGAAGGGGCCGCAGCGGGAGGTGCTGCAATTCGTGCCGGGTGGCGATCCGCTCGCGGAGTTGGCCCGTCGGATCCCGGGGCTGGCGCGGGTCATCTCTGCCGCGGAGCCGGTGGGAGGCGAGGCGGCGGCAGAGGTCAAGGCGGCGCCAGGGGGCAAGGCGGTGGCGGAGCCCGGTACTCCGCATTTTGCGGACGCGGTGCGGGAGGCGGCCGCGGGCTGGGCCCAGCAGCGCGAGACGCCCGCCGCGGCCCGTCCGGTCGTGATCGTGGACCAGTTCGAGGAGACCTTCACCCTCTGCTCCGACGAGACGGCCCGGCGCACCTTCATCCAGCTCCTGCATGCCGTGTGCACGCCGTCCGGCCCAGGTGCCCCGGCCCCCGCGCTCGTCGTCCTCGGCGTACGGGCCGACTTCTACGAGCAGTGCCTCGGGCATCCTGAACTGGCCGATGCGCTGCAGCACCGGCACATGGTGCTCGGGCCGCTGACCACTACGGAGCTGCGGGAGACGGTGACCGGCCCGGCCAAGGCCGTGGGCCTGGAACTCGAACCGGGGCTCGCGGAGTTGATCGTCCGGGAGGTCAGTGCCGGGGGCACCGGCGGGGCGCATGACGCGGGGGTGCTGCCGCTCCTCTCGCACGCCCTGCTGGCCACCTGGCAGCGGCGGAAGGCGGGGCGGCTGACGCTGTCCGGCTATCGCGCGGCGGGCGGCATCCAGGGAGCGGTGGCGGCGACCGCCGAGCGGGCCTGGTCCGGTCTCGACCCGACGGCCCGTACCGCCGCGCGGCTGCTGCTCCTCAGGCTGGTCCGGCTGGGCGAGGACACCCAGGCCACCCGTCGGCGGGGCAAGCGTCACCAACTGGCGGGCGAGTCGACGGACCCGGGGAAGACGGAGGAATCGCTCGAAGCGCTGGTGCACGCCCGTTTGGTGACGCTCGACGCGGAGGCGGTGGAGATCACCCATGAGGCGCTGCTGCACGCCTGGCCGCGCCTGCGCGACTGGATCGACGAGGACCGGAACGGCAATCTGCTGCGTCAGCGGCTGGAGGAGGACGGCAGGGCCTGGGAGGACTCACAGCGCGACAGCGCACTGCTCTACCGGGGCTCCCGTCTGGAGCAGGCCCGCACCTGGGCCACCTCCACCGGTGACACCTCGCTGACCCGCAGCGCGGTGGAATTCCTGGCCGCCTCGGTCAGACTGCGCAAGCGCACCGTCGTGCTGAGCCGTGGCGCGGTGGCGGCGCTGGCCGTCATGACGCTGGTGGCGGTGGGTTCCGCGGTGGTCGCGCGGCAGCAGCGGGACGACACCGTCTTCGAGCAGGTGCTCGCCCAGGCCGACCGCGCCCAGTACACCGATCCGTCCTTGTCGGCCCAACTCGATCTGGTGGCACACGCCTTGCGGCCCGGCGACTCGGGCACCAACAACCGGCTGATCTCGATGATGAACGCGCCGCTGGCCACACCGCTGCTGGGCCACACCGGCGCCGTCTACCTCACCTCGTTCAGCCCGAACGGCCGGATCCTGGCCACCGCCAGTTATGACCGGACCGTCCGCCTGTGGGACGTGGCGGACCGGAGCCGTCCCCGGCCGCTGGGCAAGCCCCTGACCGGCCATACGAGTTGGGTGAGCACCGCGGTCTTCAGCCCGGACGGACAGACCCTGGCCAGCGCCTCGGACGACGGTACGGTCCGGCTGTGGGACGTACGGGATCCCCGCCACCCGCACCCGCTCGGGGCGCCCTTGACCGGCCACAACGGCACGGTCTTCCTGCTCGCCTTCAGCCCCGACGGGCACACCCTCGCCACGGCCGACGAGGATCACACCGTGCGGCTGTGGGACCTCCGCGACCGGCGGCGGCCGAAGACGCGCGGCACCCTGACCGGCGCCACCGCCGCCGTACGCGCCGTGGCGTTCAGCCCCGACGGGCGGACGCTGGCGGCCGGTGGCGACGACACCAGCATCAGGCTGTGGGACATGACCGGCAAGGGCCGGCCGACGTCGGCCGGCACGGTGCTGACCGGCCACACGGGCACGGTGCACTCGGTGGCCTTCAGCCCCGACGGCGACACGCTCGCCAGCGGCAGCAAGGACAACACCATCAGGCTGTGGAAGGTGGCCTCGGCCCGTCATGCGGAGCCGCTCGGCGCGCCGCTCTACGGGCACACCGGTCCCCTGTGGTCCGTGGCTTTCAGCCCCGACGGCAACATGCTGGCCGCCGGCAGCGCGGACAGCACGGCGAGCCTGTGGAACGTCAGCGATCCGGCGTTCCCGTCGCAGGTCGGCGAGCCGCTCGCGGGCAGCAGCGGGGAGATGTACGCGGTGGGTTTCAGCCCGGACGGGCGGACGCTCGCCACGGGCAGCGGCGACAGCAAGGTCCGGCTCTGGTCGATACCGACGTCGAACATGGTCGGCCGTATCGGAGCGTTCCGCCCGGACGGGCGGGTGCTCGCCACGGGTGCCGGCGACCGGCGGGTGCGGCTGTGGGACGTACGGACTCCGCACCGGCCCGTGGTGCTGGGCAAGCCGTTCACGCCCGGGAAGGGCGATGTGCGGTCGCTGGTGTTCTTCCCCGACGGCCGCACGCTCGCGGTGCATATGGGGAGCCAGGCGGTGGCGCTGTGGAACGTCGCCGACCCCGCCCATCCGGTCCCGTACGGGAAGCCCGCCGCGCTGCGGACCCGCTTCGTGGGCCCTGACGCACTGGCCATCAGCCCCGACGGGCGCACCCTGGCCAGCGCCTATGACGACCACACCATTCAGCTGTGGGACGTCAGCGACCCTTCTCATATGCGCCGGCTCGGCGCGCCGCTCACCGGGCACGAGGGGTACGTCAACTCCCTCGTCTTCAGCCCGGACGGGCGGACGCTCGCCAGTGGTAGCGCGGACGACACCGTACGGCTCTGGAACGTCACCGACCCGCGTCATGCCGCCCTGTCCGGCGCGCCGCTCAGGGGACACCTCGGCCCCGTCAACGCGCTCGCCTACAGCCCGGACGGCCACACACTGGCCAGCGGCAGCGACGATGACACCGTACGGCTCTGGAATACCACCGACCCCCGTAAGGCGACCCGGCTGGGCGCCCCGCTCATGGGCCACACCGAAGCGGTCGTGTCGCTGACGTTCAGCAAGGGCGGCCACACCCTGGCGAGCGGCGGCAACGACAACACGGTCCGGTTCTGGGACGTCACCACACCGTCCGAGGCCGCTCCTATCGGACAGTCGACGAGCCCCAACGCCAAGACGGGCAATTTCCTGTCGTTCAGCCC